The following proteins come from a genomic window of Maylandia zebra isolate NMK-2024a linkage group LG22, Mzebra_GT3a, whole genome shotgun sequence:
- the LOC143414552 gene encoding CMP-N-acetylneuraminate-beta-galactosamide-alpha-2,3-sialyltransferase 1-like isoform X2: protein MMRQTSRMISKSKVLVFLLFFTGIGVYVKTGYQLTHYAVDQKLCACIKCLSEDKQLLLDRSNRSVQPFLTANLNLSQNEFNWWKDLQAESRSFRVYETTVANLFQIFPKNPDVIQPKYDHCRTCAVVGNSGNLRRSHYGPLIDLHEVVIRMNTGITRGFEKDVGNKTTHHVMYPESAVDLDDNTHFVLFPFKIQDFEWLINASTTGFTGRSYMPVKSKIKTNKDLVMVVNPAFMKYVHEVWLGNKGRYPSTGFMALILALHICDEVDVFGYGADSDGNWSHYWEILTNKRLRTGVHPGNYEYNIIQQLAQQQKIKFYEGLMKKM from the exons ATGATGCG TCAAACATCTAGAATGATTTCAAAATCAAAGGTGCTGGTTTTCCTGCTGTTTTTCACTGGTATTGGTGTGTATGTCAAAACGGGCTACCAATTGACTCATTATGCTGTGGACCAAAAGCTGTGTGCTTGCATAAAATGTTTATCAGAGGATAAGCAGTTGCTTCTGGATCGATCGAATAGAAGTGTTCAACCATTTTTGACTGCAAACTTAAACCTCTCACAGAATGAATTCAACTGGTGGAAG GATTTGCAGGCTGAAAGCCGTAGCTTCAGAGTTTATGAAACAACAGTGGCCAACTTGTTTCAGATCTTCCCAAAGAATCCAGATGTTATACAACCCAAATAtgaccactgcaggacttgtgCTGTGGTGGGTAATTCTGGTAATTTAAGGAGATCGCATTATGGACCGCTGATAGATTTACATGAAGTTGTCATAAG AATGAACACTGGTATTACCagaggctttgaaaaagacgtTGGAAACAAGACAACTCATCATGTCATGTATCCAGAGAGTGCTGTGGATTTGGATGACAACACCCATTTTGTACTGTTTCCCTTTAAGATACAGGACTTTGAGTGGCTCATTAATGCCTCTACAACAGGATTTACTGGAAG GTCATATATGCCAGTGAAATCAAAGATCAAAACTAACAAGGATTTG GTCATGGTGGTAAATCCAGCTTTTATGAAATATGTACATGAGGTTTGGCTTGGAAATAAGGGACGTTATCCATCCACTGGCTTTATGGCTTTGATTCTTGCACTTCACATTTGTGATGAG GTTGATGTGTTTGGTTATGGCGCTGACAGTGATGGAAACTGGAGTCACTACTGGGAAATACTCACAAACAAAAGGTTAAGAACTGGAGTACATCCTGGAAATTATGAGTATAACATCATCCAGCAACTAGCTCAGCAACAAAAAATTAAGTTCTATGAAGGCctaatgaaaaaaatgtga
- the LOC143414552 gene encoding CMP-N-acetylneuraminate-beta-galactosamide-alpha-2,3-sialyltransferase 1-like isoform X1, which translates to MFPSQTSRMISKSKVLVFLLFFTGIGVYVKTGYQLTHYAVDQKLCACIKCLSEDKQLLLDRSNRSVQPFLTANLNLSQNEFNWWKDLQAESRSFRVYETTVANLFQIFPKNPDVIQPKYDHCRTCAVVGNSGNLRRSHYGPLIDLHEVVIRMNTGITRGFEKDVGNKTTHHVMYPESAVDLDDNTHFVLFPFKIQDFEWLINASTTGFTGRSYMPVKSKIKTNKDLVMVVNPAFMKYVHEVWLGNKGRYPSTGFMALILALHICDEVDVFGYGADSDGNWSHYWEILTNKRLRTGVHPGNYEYNIIQQLAQQQKIKFYEGLMKKM; encoded by the exons ATGTTTCCCAGTCAAACATCTAGAATGATTTCAAAATCAAAGGTGCTGGTTTTCCTGCTGTTTTTCACTGGTATTGGTGTGTATGTCAAAACGGGCTACCAATTGACTCATTATGCTGTGGACCAAAAGCTGTGTGCTTGCATAAAATGTTTATCAGAGGATAAGCAGTTGCTTCTGGATCGATCGAATAGAAGTGTTCAACCATTTTTGACTGCAAACTTAAACCTCTCACAGAATGAATTCAACTGGTGGAAG GATTTGCAGGCTGAAAGCCGTAGCTTCAGAGTTTATGAAACAACAGTGGCCAACTTGTTTCAGATCTTCCCAAAGAATCCAGATGTTATACAACCCAAATAtgaccactgcaggacttgtgCTGTGGTGGGTAATTCTGGTAATTTAAGGAGATCGCATTATGGACCGCTGATAGATTTACATGAAGTTGTCATAAG AATGAACACTGGTATTACCagaggctttgaaaaagacgtTGGAAACAAGACAACTCATCATGTCATGTATCCAGAGAGTGCTGTGGATTTGGATGACAACACCCATTTTGTACTGTTTCCCTTTAAGATACAGGACTTTGAGTGGCTCATTAATGCCTCTACAACAGGATTTACTGGAAG GTCATATATGCCAGTGAAATCAAAGATCAAAACTAACAAGGATTTG GTCATGGTGGTAAATCCAGCTTTTATGAAATATGTACATGAGGTTTGGCTTGGAAATAAGGGACGTTATCCATCCACTGGCTTTATGGCTTTGATTCTTGCACTTCACATTTGTGATGAG GTTGATGTGTTTGGTTATGGCGCTGACAGTGATGGAAACTGGAGTCACTACTGGGAAATACTCACAAACAAAAGGTTAAGAACTGGAGTACATCCTGGAAATTATGAGTATAACATCATCCAGCAACTAGCTCAGCAACAAAAAATTAAGTTCTATGAAGGCctaatgaaaaaaatgtga
- the LOC143414552 gene encoding CMP-N-acetylneuraminate-beta-galactosamide-alpha-2,3-sialyltransferase 1-like isoform X3: protein MNTGITRGFEKDVGNKTTHHVMYPESAVDLDDNTHFVLFPFKIQDFEWLINASTTGFTGRSYMPVKSKIKTNKDLVMVVNPAFMKYVHEVWLGNKGRYPSTGFMALILALHICDEVDVFGYGADSDGNWSHYWEILTNKRLRTGVHPGNYEYNIIQQLAQQQKIKFYEGLMKKM, encoded by the exons ATGAACACTGGTATTACCagaggctttgaaaaagacgtTGGAAACAAGACAACTCATCATGTCATGTATCCAGAGAGTGCTGTGGATTTGGATGACAACACCCATTTTGTACTGTTTCCCTTTAAGATACAGGACTTTGAGTGGCTCATTAATGCCTCTACAACAGGATTTACTGGAAG GTCATATATGCCAGTGAAATCAAAGATCAAAACTAACAAGGATTTG GTCATGGTGGTAAATCCAGCTTTTATGAAATATGTACATGAGGTTTGGCTTGGAAATAAGGGACGTTATCCATCCACTGGCTTTATGGCTTTGATTCTTGCACTTCACATTTGTGATGAG GTTGATGTGTTTGGTTATGGCGCTGACAGTGATGGAAACTGGAGTCACTACTGGGAAATACTCACAAACAAAAGGTTAAGAACTGGAGTACATCCTGGAAATTATGAGTATAACATCATCCAGCAACTAGCTCAGCAACAAAAAATTAAGTTCTATGAAGGCctaatgaaaaaaatgtga